A stretch of Triticum aestivum cultivar Chinese Spring chromosome 1D, IWGSC CS RefSeq v2.1, whole genome shotgun sequence DNA encodes these proteins:
- the LOC123174659 gene encoding myb-related protein Hv33, whose amino-acid sequence MGRPSSGGVGQPKLRKGLWSPEEDEKLYNHILRYGVGCWSSVPRLAGLHRCGKSCRLRWLNYLRPDLKRGTFSQEEEDHIVALHQILGNRWSQIASHLPGRTDNEIKNFWNSCIKKKLRQQGIDPATHKPMASGAVTAALPDVEVEDRKPLAAAADGSLALKQSAEFDPFPVCADYGGGFAGDLGAANAAALYVQFGDCKDGADDDAGFGAADYSCVLDVSENLGYGESSSNSSNWNYGGEVGSVLDGEVLHWAKAEMEQQHDEPLEHKFSLPCQEQSLANFEFNLEQYF is encoded by the exons ATGGGACGTCCGTCGTCCGGCGGCGTGGGGCAGCCCAAGCTCCGCAAGGGGCTGTGGTCGCCTGAGGAAGACGAGAAGCTCTACAACCACATCCTCCGTTACGGCGTGGGCTGCTGGAGCTCCGTCCCCAGGCTCGCCGGGCTGCACCGCTGCGGCAAGAGCTGCCGCCTCCGCTGGCTCAACTACCTCCGCCCCGACCTCAAGCGCGGCACCTTCTCGCAGGAGGAGGAGGACCACATCGTCGCGCTCCACCAGATCCTCGGCAACAG GTGGTCACAGATCGCGTCGCACCTGCCGGGCCGGACGGACAACGAGATCAAGAACTTCTGGAACAGCTGCATCAAGAAGAAGCTCCGGCAACAAGGCATCGACCCCGCCACGCACAAGCCCATGGCCTCCGGCGCAGTCACGGCGGCATTGCCGGACGTGGAAGTGGAAGACCGTAAGCCCCTTGCCGCGGCCGCCGACGGCAGCCTCGCTCTGAAGCAGTCGGCGGAGTTCGACCCGTTCCCGGTGTGCGCCGACTACGGCGGCGGGTTCGCCGGCGACCTTGGTGCCGCGAACGCGGCCGCACTGTACGTCCAGTTCGGCGACTGCAAGGACGGCGCGGACGACGATGCCGGGTTCGGCGCCGCCGACTACAGCTGCGTGCTGGACGTGTCGGAGAACCTGGGCTACGGGGAGAGCTCAAGCAACAGCAGCAACTGGAACTACGGCGGCGAGGTGGGCAGCgtgctcgacggcgaggtgctgcACTGGGCCAAGGCGGAGATGGAGCAGCAGCACGACGAGCCGTTGGAGCACAAGTTCTCGTTACCCTGCCAAGAACAGAGCCTCGCAAATTTCGAGTTCAATTTGGAACAATATTTTTga